One genomic segment of Burkholderia pyrrocinia includes these proteins:
- the fliP gene encoding flagellar type III secretion system pore protein FliP (The bacterial flagellar biogenesis protein FliP forms a type III secretion system (T3SS)-type pore required for flagellar assembly.) yields MKHEFLRRAARFAPVLILCLAPALACAQANGLPAFNASPGPHGGTTYSLSVQTMLLLTMLSFLPAMVLMMTSFTRIIIVLSLLRQALGTATTPPNQVLVGLAMFLTFFVMSPVLDRAYNDGYKPFSDGTMPMEQAVQRGIAPFKTFMLKQTRETDLALFAKISKAAPMQGPEDVPLSLLVPAFVTSELKTGFQIGFTVFIPFLIIDMVVASVLMSMGMMMVSPSTVSLPFKLMLFVLVDGWQLLIGSLAQSFT; encoded by the coding sequence ATGAAACACGAATTCCTGCGTCGCGCGGCGCGCTTCGCGCCCGTGCTGATCCTCTGCCTCGCCCCCGCGCTCGCGTGCGCGCAGGCGAACGGCCTGCCCGCGTTCAACGCGAGCCCGGGCCCGCACGGCGGCACCACCTATTCGCTGAGCGTGCAGACGATGCTGCTGCTCACGATGCTGTCGTTCCTGCCGGCAATGGTGTTGATGATGACGAGCTTCACGCGCATCATCATCGTGCTGTCGCTGCTGCGCCAGGCGCTCGGCACCGCGACGACGCCGCCGAACCAGGTGCTCGTCGGCCTCGCGATGTTCCTCACCTTCTTCGTGATGTCGCCGGTGCTCGACCGCGCGTACAACGACGGCTACAAGCCGTTCTCCGACGGCACGATGCCGATGGAGCAGGCCGTGCAGCGCGGCATCGCGCCCTTCAAGACCTTCATGCTGAAGCAGACCCGCGAGACCGATCTCGCGCTGTTCGCGAAGATCTCGAAGGCCGCGCCGATGCAGGGGCCCGAGGACGTGCCGCTGTCGCTGCTGGTGCCCGCGTTCGTCACGAGCGAGCTGAAGACGGGTTTCCAGATCGGCTTCACGGTCTTCATCCCGTTCCTGATCATCGACATGGTCGTCGCGAGCGTGCTGATGTCGATGGGGATGATGATGGTGTCGCCGTCCACCGTGTCGCTGCCGTTCAAGCTGATGCTGTTCGTGCTGGTCGACGGCTGGCAATTGCTGATCGGCTCGCTCGCGCAGAGCTTCACGTAA
- the fliQ gene encoding flagellar biosynthesis protein FliQ — protein sequence MTPEQVMTLAHHAMMVGLLLAAPLLLVALAVGLVVSLFQAATQINEATLSFIPKLLAVAATLVIAGPWMLTTMLDYLRQTLLHVATLGVG from the coding sequence ATGACGCCCGAACAAGTGATGACCCTCGCGCACCACGCGATGATGGTCGGCCTGCTGCTCGCCGCCCCGCTGCTGCTGGTCGCGCTCGCGGTCGGCCTGGTCGTGAGCCTGTTCCAGGCCGCGACGCAGATCAACGAGGCGACGCTGTCGTTCATCCCGAAACTGCTCGCGGTTGCCGCGACGCTCGTGATCGCCGGCCCGTGGATGCTGACGACGATGCTCGACTACCTGCGGCAGACGCTGCTGCACGTCGCGACGCTCGGCGTCGGCTGA
- the fliR gene encoding flagellar biosynthetic protein FliR, with product MFSVTYAQLNGWLTAFLWPFVRMLALVATAPVVGHAAVPVRVKIGVAAFMALVVAPTLGAMPDVTVFSAQGIWIVVTQFLIGVAMGFTMQLVFAAVEAAGDFIGLSMGLGFATFFDPHTSGATPVMGRFLNAVAMLAFLAVDGHLQVFAALAASFQSLPVSADLLHAPGWRTLVAFGATVFEMGLLLALPVVAALLIANLALGILNRAAPQIGVFQVGFPVTMLVGLLLVQLMVPNLVPFVSHLFDMGLDATGRVLIGWR from the coding sequence ATGTTCTCGGTTACCTACGCGCAGCTCAACGGCTGGCTCACCGCCTTCCTGTGGCCGTTCGTGCGGATGCTCGCGCTTGTCGCGACGGCGCCCGTCGTGGGCCACGCGGCGGTGCCCGTGCGCGTGAAGATCGGCGTCGCCGCGTTCATGGCGCTGGTCGTCGCGCCGACGCTCGGCGCGATGCCGGACGTCACCGTGTTTTCCGCGCAGGGCATCTGGATCGTCGTCACGCAGTTCCTGATCGGCGTCGCGATGGGCTTCACGATGCAGCTCGTGTTCGCGGCCGTCGAGGCGGCCGGCGACTTCATCGGGCTGTCGATGGGCCTCGGTTTCGCCACCTTCTTCGATCCGCACACGAGCGGCGCGACGCCCGTGATGGGCCGCTTCCTGAACGCGGTCGCGATGCTCGCGTTCCTCGCGGTGGACGGCCACCTGCAGGTGTTCGCCGCGCTCGCCGCGTCGTTCCAGTCGCTGCCGGTGTCGGCCGACCTGCTGCACGCGCCCGGCTGGCGCACGCTCGTCGCGTTCGGCGCGACCGTGTTCGAGATGGGGCTGCTGCTCGCGCTGCCGGTGGTCGCGGCGCTGCTGATCGCGAACCTCGCGCTCGGCATCCTGAACCGCGCGGCGCCGCAGATCGGCGTGTTCCAGGTCGGCTTTCCCGTGACGATGCTGGTCGGGCTGCTGCTCGTGCAACTGATGGTGCCGAACCTCGTGCCGTTCGTGTCGCACCTGTTCGACATGGGGCTCGACGCGACGGGGCGGGTGCTGATCGGGTGGCGTTGA
- a CDS encoding ABC transporter substrate-binding protein codes for MRPTLRTLAVAASLSCALAAAPAFADDGGKITIMVGGIAKLIYLPARLTQELGYFKAEGLDVELLSQPAGVDAENELLAGAVQGVVGFYDHTIDLQSKGKDVKAIAVFGQVPGEVELVSTKAAPTFKSMADAKGKTLGVTGLGSSTSFLTQYLALAHGVPSTQYTMLPVGADASFIAAIKQGRIDAGMTTEPTVSALEKMGDAKVLVDLRTLEGTRAALGGTYPAASLYVQSAWADSHKEQATKLAHAFAKTMQFIHTHSAEDIAAKMPADYQKDKALYVSALKASLPMYTADAKMPADGPATVLKVLSAFNPSVKGKHIDLTRTYTNDFVNAK; via the coding sequence ATGCGACCCACCCTGCGCACCCTCGCCGTTGCAGCCAGCCTGAGCTGCGCGCTTGCCGCTGCCCCCGCTTTTGCCGACGATGGCGGCAAGATCACGATCATGGTCGGCGGGATCGCGAAGCTGATCTACCTGCCCGCGCGGCTCACGCAGGAGCTCGGCTACTTCAAGGCCGAAGGGCTCGACGTCGAGCTGCTGTCGCAGCCGGCCGGCGTCGACGCCGAGAACGAGCTGCTGGCGGGCGCCGTGCAGGGCGTCGTCGGCTTCTACGACCACACGATCGACCTGCAGAGCAAGGGCAAGGACGTGAAGGCGATCGCCGTGTTCGGCCAGGTGCCGGGCGAAGTCGAGCTGGTGTCGACCAAGGCCGCGCCGACCTTCAAGTCGATGGCCGACGCGAAGGGCAAGACGCTCGGCGTGACGGGCCTCGGCTCGTCGACGAGCTTCCTCACGCAATACCTCGCGCTCGCGCACGGCGTGCCGTCGACGCAGTACACGATGCTGCCGGTCGGCGCCGACGCGAGCTTCATCGCCGCGATCAAGCAGGGCCGCATCGACGCCGGGATGACGACCGAGCCGACGGTGTCCGCGCTCGAGAAGATGGGCGACGCGAAGGTGCTGGTCGACCTGCGCACGCTGGAAGGCACGCGCGCGGCGCTCGGCGGCACCTACCCGGCCGCGAGCCTGTACGTGCAGTCGGCGTGGGCCGATTCGCACAAGGAGCAGGCGACCAAGCTCGCGCACGCGTTCGCGAAGACGATGCAGTTCATCCACACGCACAGCGCCGAGGACATCGCCGCGAAGATGCCGGCCGACTACCAGAAGGACAAGGCGCTGTACGTGAGCGCGCTGAAGGCGTCGCTGCCGATGTACACCGCCGACGCGAAGATGCCGGCCGATGGCCCGGCGACCGTGCTGAAGGTGCTGTCGGCGTTCAACCCGTCGGTGAAGGGCAAGCACATCGACCTGACGCGTACCTACACCAACGATTTCGTGAACGCGAAGTAG
- a CDS encoding ABC transporter ATP-binding protein, with protein sequence MTQAVSPSTPAIEFRNVSCRFISPEGKATVALRDFSMSVARGEFIAIVGPTGCGKSTTLNLITGLLKPVSGEVRVMGRPVDGIDPRIGFVFQADAVFPWRNVIDNVAAGPLFRGRSKDVAYTQAEEWIRKVGLDKFTKHYPHQLSGGMRKRVALAQTFINQPEILLMDEPFSALDMQTRTLMQDELLQLWSANKGSVVFVTHDLEEAIALADRVFVLTARPATLKRVYEIDLPRPRVTSEIRYDARFIEISKDIWHDLREEVQIG encoded by the coding sequence ATGACCCAGGCAGTCTCCCCGAGCACACCGGCGATCGAGTTTCGCAATGTGTCGTGCCGCTTCATTTCGCCGGAAGGCAAGGCCACCGTCGCGCTGCGCGACTTCAGCATGAGCGTCGCGCGCGGCGAGTTCATCGCGATCGTCGGGCCGACCGGCTGCGGCAAGTCGACGACGCTCAACCTGATCACCGGGCTGCTCAAGCCCGTGTCGGGCGAAGTGCGCGTGATGGGCCGCCCGGTCGACGGGATCGATCCGCGCATCGGCTTCGTGTTCCAGGCCGACGCCGTGTTCCCGTGGCGCAACGTGATCGACAACGTCGCGGCGGGCCCGCTGTTCCGCGGCCGCTCGAAGGACGTCGCGTACACGCAGGCCGAGGAATGGATCCGCAAGGTCGGCCTCGACAAGTTCACGAAGCACTACCCGCACCAGCTCTCCGGCGGGATGAGGAAGCGCGTCGCGCTCGCGCAGACCTTCATCAACCAGCCGGAAATCCTGCTGATGGACGAGCCGTTCTCCGCGCTCGACATGCAGACGCGCACGCTGATGCAGGACGAGCTGCTGCAGCTCTGGTCAGCGAACAAGGGCTCGGTCGTGTTCGTCACGCACGACCTCGAAGAAGCGATCGCGCTCGCCGACCGCGTGTTCGTGCTGACCGCGCGCCCGGCGACGCTCAAGCGCGTGTACGAGATCGACCTGCCGCGCCCGCGCGTCACGTCGGAGATTCGCTACGACGCGCGCTTCATCGAAATTTCCAAGGACATCTGGCACGACCTGCGCGAAGAAGTGCAGATCGGCTGA
- a CDS encoding ABC transporter permease translates to MTDMTLPPTALPATTLEDDERAAQRRLRRRRNLIVTLRIAVLVLVLGGWELAARLKWIDPFFFSMPSLIFAQLQDWFANGTSQGPLLTQVWVTLEETGIGFVIGSVAGVICGIVLGRNKLMADVFGLYIQIANSIPRVVLGSIFVIALGLGMASKIALAVVMVFFVVFGNAFQGVREADRYLIANAQILGASRRQITTAVVIPSALSWILASLHVSFGFALVGAVVGEFLGSKQGIGLLISTAQGAFNASGVFAAMIVLAVVALAADYLLTWLEKRLLKWRPAAF, encoded by the coding sequence ATGACCGACATGACGCTTCCCCCCACCGCCCTTCCGGCGACGACGCTCGAGGACGACGAGCGCGCCGCGCAACGCCGGCTGCGCCGCCGGCGCAACCTGATCGTCACGCTGCGGATCGCCGTGCTCGTGCTCGTGCTCGGCGGCTGGGAGCTCGCCGCACGGCTCAAGTGGATCGATCCGTTCTTCTTCTCGATGCCGTCGCTGATCTTCGCGCAGCTTCAGGACTGGTTCGCGAACGGCACGTCGCAGGGCCCGCTGCTCACGCAGGTGTGGGTCACGCTGGAAGAGACCGGGATCGGCTTCGTGATCGGCTCGGTCGCCGGCGTGATCTGCGGGATCGTGCTCGGCCGCAACAAGCTGATGGCCGACGTGTTCGGCCTCTACATCCAGATCGCGAACTCGATTCCGCGCGTCGTGCTCGGCTCGATCTTCGTGATCGCGCTCGGCCTCGGGATGGCGTCGAAGATCGCGCTGGCCGTCGTGATGGTGTTCTTCGTCGTGTTCGGCAACGCGTTCCAGGGCGTGCGCGAAGCCGACCGCTACCTGATCGCGAACGCGCAGATCCTCGGCGCGTCGCGCCGGCAGATCACCACGGCGGTCGTGATCCCGTCCGCGCTGAGCTGGATTCTCGCGAGCCTGCATGTGAGCTTCGGTTTCGCGCTGGTCGGTGCGGTCGTCGGCGAATTCCTGGGTTCCAAGCAAGGCATCGGCCTGCTAATCTCCACCGCCCAGGGCGCGTTCAACGCGAGCGGCGTGTTCGCGGCGATGATCGTGCTGGCCGTGGTCGCGCTGGCCGCCGACTACCTGCTGACCTGGCTCGAGAAGCGGCTGCTGAAGTGGCGCCCCGCCGCGTTCTGA
- a CDS encoding sensor histidine kinase, producing the protein MAHSLRGRLLWWLLLPLAVFVLIAGAMSYDTARTTAGLVQDSALVASARTIGEDIEWRNGLPVADVPPAALEIFESPSRDSVFYKVIDGHDRLLAGTPALDMPARHGVEPTLYDTALDGVPLRAAAYDRQLYNEGQIETVTVVVAKTVRSRNAMIDTIWRPQLVRLSLMLMLAVVLVYLGLTLELRPLMKLKDDVADRGPMELEPIRPERLQHELRPIVDAINQCIARLNTHTATQRRFIADAAHQLRTPIAVLDTQIQYAQRRGHGDAELTSVLDSMQRSSRKMADVTDKLLLLAHAEATPSTLLTHRVDLAAVVSSVLEETIVLAQRRDIDLGADLGERLDVAGSDSLLTALVMNLVDNAVRYTQPGGCVTVAARRDGDAIVLDVVDNGPGIPAEARPHVFKRFYRVSADTEGSGLGLAIVREIAQAHGGSVSLAPGPGNRGIVVTVRLPAYD; encoded by the coding sequence ATGGCGCACAGCCTGCGCGGGCGGCTGCTGTGGTGGCTGCTGCTGCCGCTCGCGGTGTTCGTGCTGATCGCGGGCGCGATGTCGTACGACACCGCGCGGACCACGGCCGGGCTCGTGCAGGACAGCGCGCTCGTCGCGTCCGCGCGCACGATCGGCGAGGACATCGAATGGCGCAACGGGCTGCCGGTCGCCGACGTGCCGCCGGCCGCGCTGGAGATCTTCGAATCGCCGTCGCGCGATTCGGTGTTCTACAAGGTGATCGACGGCCACGACCGCCTGCTCGCCGGCACTCCGGCGCTCGACATGCCCGCGCGGCACGGCGTCGAGCCGACGCTGTACGACACGGCGCTCGACGGCGTGCCGCTGCGCGCGGCGGCCTACGATCGCCAGCTTTACAACGAGGGGCAGATCGAGACGGTCACGGTCGTCGTCGCGAAGACGGTGCGTTCGCGCAACGCGATGATCGACACGATCTGGCGCCCGCAGCTCGTGCGCCTGTCGCTGATGCTGATGCTCGCGGTCGTGCTCGTCTACCTCGGCCTCACGCTGGAGCTGCGCCCGCTGATGAAGCTGAAGGACGATGTCGCCGACCGCGGGCCGATGGAGCTGGAGCCGATCCGCCCCGAGCGGCTGCAGCACGAACTGCGGCCGATCGTCGACGCGATCAACCAGTGCATCGCGCGGCTCAACACGCATACGGCCACGCAGCGCCGCTTCATCGCGGATGCCGCGCACCAGCTGCGCACGCCGATCGCGGTGCTCGACACGCAGATCCAGTACGCGCAGCGGCGCGGGCACGGCGATGCGGAACTCACGTCGGTGCTCGACAGCATGCAGCGCAGCAGCCGCAAGATGGCCGACGTGACGGACAAGCTGCTGCTGCTCGCGCATGCGGAAGCGACGCCGTCGACGCTGCTGACCCATCGCGTCGATCTCGCGGCCGTGGTGTCGAGCGTGCTGGAGGAGACGATCGTACTCGCGCAGCGGCGCGACATCGACCTCGGCGCCGATCTCGGCGAGCGGCTCGACGTCGCGGGCAGCGACAGCCTGCTGACCGCGCTGGTGATGAACCTCGTCGACAACGCGGTACGCTACACGCAGCCGGGCGGCTGCGTGACGGTCGCCGCGCGGCGCGACGGCGACGCGATCGTGCTCGACGTGGTCGACAACGGCCCCGGCATTCCGGCCGAAGCGCGGCCGCACGTGTTCAAGCGGTTCTACCGCGTGTCGGCCGACACCGAGGGTTCGGGCCTCGGGCTGGCGATCGTCCGCGAGATCGCGCAGGCGCACGGCGGCAGCGTGTCGCTCGCGCCGGGGCCCGGCAATCGCGGTATTGTCGTAACCGTGCGGCTGCCCGCGTACGATTGA
- a CDS encoding response regulator yields the protein MKLLLVEDNAELAHWVVNLLRGEDFAVDCVGDGERADTVLKTERYDAVLLDMRLPGISGKEVLARLRRRNDNVPVLMLTAHGSVDDKVDCFGAGADDYVVKPFESRELVARIRALIRRQAGVGTTQLVCGDLVYAFGTREFRCGEAVLALRRREHAILETLMLQQNKTVSKARLMDSVFALDDEPSADAIDIYIHRLRKHLAGSTAEIITLRGLGYILRMKSAQD from the coding sequence ATGAAACTCCTGCTGGTCGAAGACAACGCCGAACTCGCGCACTGGGTCGTGAACCTGTTGCGCGGCGAGGATTTCGCGGTCGACTGCGTCGGCGACGGCGAACGCGCCGACACGGTGCTGAAGACCGAACGCTACGACGCGGTGCTGCTCGACATGCGGCTGCCCGGCATCAGCGGCAAGGAAGTGCTCGCGCGGCTGCGGCGCCGTAACGACAACGTGCCGGTGCTGATGCTGACCGCGCACGGCTCGGTCGACGACAAGGTCGACTGCTTCGGCGCGGGCGCCGACGATTACGTCGTGAAGCCGTTCGAATCGCGCGAGCTGGTCGCGCGGATTCGTGCGCTGATCCGCCGCCAGGCCGGCGTCGGCACGACCCAGCTCGTGTGCGGCGATCTCGTCTATGCGTTCGGCACGCGCGAATTCCGCTGCGGCGAAGCGGTGCTCGCGCTGCGCCGCCGCGAGCATGCGATCCTCGAAACGCTGATGCTGCAACAAAACAAGACGGTGTCGAAGGCGCGGCTGATGGACAGCGTATTCGCGCTCGACGACGAGCCGAGCGCCGACGCGATCGACATCTACATCCATCGGCTGCGCAAGCATCTCGCGGGCAGCACGGCCGAGATCATCACGCTGCGCGGGCTCGGTTACATCCTGCGCATGAAGAGCGCGCAGGACTGA
- a CDS encoding porin, producing the protein MKRKTLALSIAAAGLCAGTQAHAQSSVQLYGLMDLSFPTYRTHADANGNHVIGMGNEGEPWFSGSRWGLRGAEDIGGGTKIIFRLESEFVVANGQMEDSGQIFDRDAWVGVEDERFGKLTAGFQNTIARDASAIYGDAYGSAKLTTEEGGWTNSNNFKQMIFYAAGPTGTRYNNGIAWKKLFSNGIFASAGYQFSNSTQFATGSAYQVALGYNGGPFNVSGFYNHVNHDGFRNQTFSVGGNYTFSIVRLNAGYFRYNGDQGSLGQRHDDSWTVSMKIAPKGALDYELGYQQMRVKNAANNADGFTPNANLGAFSLTNGVANGFKETIYGSVFYHLSKRTEVYLAGDYMKLHGGYTAASTFGAKNQLELTSGIRTRF; encoded by the coding sequence TTGAAACGAAAAACCCTTGCCCTTTCCATCGCGGCGGCAGGCCTGTGCGCCGGCACCCAGGCGCATGCGCAGTCGAGCGTGCAGCTCTATGGCCTGATGGACCTGAGCTTTCCGACCTACCGGACCCACGCCGACGCGAACGGCAATCACGTGATCGGCATGGGCAACGAAGGCGAGCCGTGGTTCAGCGGCAGCCGCTGGGGCCTGCGAGGCGCCGAAGACATCGGCGGCGGCACGAAGATCATCTTCCGCCTCGAAAGCGAATTCGTGGTCGCGAACGGCCAGATGGAAGACAGCGGCCAGATCTTCGACCGCGATGCATGGGTCGGCGTCGAGGACGAGCGCTTCGGCAAGCTGACGGCCGGCTTCCAGAACACCATCGCGCGCGACGCGTCGGCGATCTACGGCGATGCGTACGGCTCCGCGAAGCTCACGACCGAGGAAGGCGGCTGGACCAACTCGAACAACTTCAAGCAGATGATCTTCTACGCGGCCGGCCCGACCGGCACGCGCTACAACAACGGCATCGCGTGGAAGAAGCTGTTCAGCAACGGCATCTTCGCGAGCGCCGGCTACCAGTTCAGCAACTCGACGCAGTTCGCGACCGGCTCCGCGTACCAGGTCGCGCTCGGCTACAACGGCGGGCCGTTCAACGTGTCGGGCTTCTACAACCACGTGAACCACGACGGCTTCAGGAACCAGACGTTCTCGGTCGGCGGCAACTACACGTTCAGCATCGTGCGCCTGAATGCCGGCTACTTCCGCTACAACGGCGACCAGGGCTCGCTCGGCCAGCGCCACGACGATTCGTGGACGGTGTCGATGAAGATCGCGCCGAAGGGCGCGCTCGACTACGAGCTCGGCTACCAGCAGATGCGCGTCAAGAACGCCGCGAACAACGCGGACGGCTTCACGCCGAACGCGAACCTCGGCGCGTTCAGCCTGACCAACGGCGTCGCCAACGGCTTCAAGGAGACGATCTACGGGTCGGTGTTCTATCACCTGAGCAAGCGCACCGAGGTGTACCTGGCCGGCGACTACATGAAGCTGCATGGCGGCTACACGGCGGCGTCGACGTTCGGCGCGAAGAACCAGCTCGAACTGACTTCGGGCATCCGTACGCGTTTTTGA
- a CDS encoding site-specific DNA-methyltransferase, whose amino-acid sequence MQKLDAANPQAMSTDFTADNVARLKALFPELVTEGPDGASVDVDVLKALVGERTVGDADERYGFHWHGKRSARQAALTPSTGTLRPCPDDSVAWDDTRHLVIEGDNLDVMKLLHKSYAGKVKLVYIDPPYNTGSDFVYPDDFSDSIRHYLAMTGQTQGGVKRSTNTEANGRFHTDWLNMMYPRLKLAHALLSDEGLIAVHIDEHEVHALVLMLREIFGEENELGVAVWDKRNPKGDARGVAYQHESLVLFARNAETLLEQAPLKRPKRNAQRMLDAAHDAVYRSGNAKDAQKAYRAWMKAQTNLSGGEVMYDRLSEDGRVYRLVSMAWPNKKKAPEEYFTPLIHPVTGKPCAMPARGWRNPPATMQALIERGQIEFGADESTQPQRIYYLDENMYENVPSVLPFAGSDDALLKALGIPFDLPKPVDFAAAVIGWCTRGDDIVLDCFAGSGSTGHAVMQVNATDGGARRYVLVQLPEALDRRDKTQQSAADFCTKLKKPATLAEITKERLRRAAQQVARDYPESYGDLGFRVYRLDTTNVIEWDPRRDDFDHALFASVEHVKTGRSEDDLLAELTLKLGLDLCTPVEHHPVAGKTVHLIGRSIVACFDARISRDDAGPLADGIVALLDATGATRDVTCLFRDSGFVDDVAKLNLAALLEQHGVKRVRSL is encoded by the coding sequence ATGCAGAAACTCGATGCGGCGAACCCGCAGGCGATGTCGACGGATTTCACCGCCGACAACGTCGCGCGCCTGAAGGCGCTGTTCCCCGAACTCGTGACCGAAGGCCCCGACGGCGCGTCGGTCGACGTCGACGTGCTGAAGGCGCTGGTCGGCGAGCGCACGGTCGGCGACGCCGACGAGCGCTACGGCTTTCACTGGCACGGCAAGCGCAGCGCGCGCCAGGCCGCGCTCACGCCGTCGACGGGCACGCTGCGGCCCTGCCCCGACGACAGCGTCGCATGGGACGACACGCGCCATCTCGTGATCGAGGGCGACAACCTCGACGTGATGAAGCTGCTGCACAAGAGCTACGCGGGCAAGGTCAAGCTCGTCTATATCGACCCGCCGTACAACACCGGTAGCGATTTCGTCTATCCCGACGACTTCAGCGACAGCATCCGCCACTACCTGGCGATGACCGGGCAGACCCAGGGCGGCGTGAAGCGCAGCACCAACACCGAGGCGAACGGCCGGTTCCATACCGACTGGCTGAACATGATGTACCCGCGCCTGAAGCTCGCGCACGCGCTCTTGTCCGACGAAGGGCTGATCGCCGTGCACATCGACGAGCACGAAGTGCATGCGCTGGTGCTGATGTTGCGCGAGATCTTCGGCGAGGAGAACGAGCTCGGCGTCGCCGTGTGGGACAAGCGCAACCCGAAGGGCGACGCGCGCGGCGTCGCGTACCAGCACGAATCGCTGGTGCTGTTCGCGCGCAATGCCGAGACGCTGCTCGAACAGGCGCCGCTCAAGCGCCCGAAGCGCAACGCGCAGCGCATGCTCGACGCCGCGCATGACGCGGTGTACCGCAGCGGCAACGCGAAGGACGCGCAGAAGGCGTATCGCGCGTGGATGAAGGCGCAGACCAACCTTTCGGGCGGCGAAGTGATGTACGACCGGCTGTCGGAAGACGGCCGCGTGTACCGCCTCGTGTCGATGGCATGGCCGAACAAGAAGAAGGCGCCGGAAGAGTATTTCACGCCGCTGATCCACCCGGTCACCGGCAAGCCGTGCGCGATGCCGGCGCGCGGCTGGCGCAACCCGCCCGCGACGATGCAGGCGCTGATCGAGCGCGGCCAGATCGAATTCGGCGCGGATGAAAGCACGCAGCCGCAGCGGATCTACTACCTCGACGAGAACATGTACGAGAACGTGCCGTCGGTGCTGCCGTTCGCCGGCTCCGACGACGCGCTGCTGAAGGCGCTCGGCATTCCGTTCGATCTGCCGAAGCCGGTCGATTTCGCGGCGGCCGTGATCGGCTGGTGCACGCGCGGCGACGACATCGTGCTCGACTGCTTCGCGGGTTCCGGCTCGACCGGCCACGCGGTGATGCAGGTCAATGCGACCGACGGCGGCGCGCGCCGCTACGTGCTCGTGCAGCTGCCCGAAGCGCTCGACCGCCGCGACAAGACGCAGCAGAGCGCGGCCGATTTCTGCACGAAGCTGAAGAAACCCGCGACGCTCGCCGAAATCACCAAGGAACGCCTGCGCCGCGCCGCGCAGCAGGTCGCGCGCGACTATCCGGAAAGCTATGGCGACCTCGGCTTCCGCGTGTACCGGCTCGACACGACCAACGTGATCGAGTGGGATCCGCGCCGCGACGATTTCGACCACGCCCTCTTCGCGTCCGTCGAGCACGTGAAGACCGGCCGCAGCGAGGACGACCTGCTCGCCGAGCTGACGCTGAAGCTCGGCCTCGACCTGTGCACGCCGGTCGAGCATCACCCGGTGGCCGGCAAGACCGTACACCTGATCGGCCGATCGATCGTCGCATGCTTCGACGCGCGTATCTCGCGCGACGACGCGGGCCCGCTCGCCGACGGCATCGTCGCGTTGCTCGACGCGACCGGCGCGACGCGCGACGTCACGTGCCTGTTCCGCGACAGCGGCTTCGTCGACGACGTCGCGAAGCTCAATCTCGCCGCGCTGCTCGAACAGCACGGCGTGAAGCGCGTGCGGAGCCTGTGA